In Thunnus albacares chromosome 10, fThuAlb1.1, whole genome shotgun sequence, a single window of DNA contains:
- the adra2db gene encoding alpha-2Db adrenergic receptor, translated as MDLTQLNLLIENVSNDENTTDAPLALPHTEAAAALIILVVTVIISVTIVGNVLVIVAVLTSRALRAPQNLFLVSLASADILVATLVIPFSLANEVMGYWYFGSTWCAFYLALDVLFCTSSIVHLCAISLDRYWSVTKAVSYNLKRTPKRIKSMIAVVWVISAVISFPPLLMTKHDERECLLNDETWYILSSCLVSFFAPGLIMILVYCKIYKVAKQRSSTVFVAKNGLERQPSQSETCFVRKDRFEMESPSSQSSGSHQQRQGELDDIDLEESCCPSDTKPRNHRFTKRRKVEGSDCCPPQNCRLSWASARALQFYPEQKNPAARQQLAAANKTKVAQMREKRFTFVLAVVMGVFVLCWFPFFFTYSLHAICRDSCYIPGALFNLFFWIGYCNSSVNPIIYTIFNRDFRKAFKKIICTTSKRT; from the coding sequence ATGGATTTAACCCAGTTAAATCTGTTGATCGAAAATGTTTCCAACGATGAGAACACCACGGACGCACCGCTTGCCCTGCCACACACGGAGGCAGCCGCTGCGCTCATCATCCTGGTGGTTACTGTGATCATTTCAGTAACCATTGTCGGTAATGTGTTGGTTATTGTGGCAGTGCTGACCAGCCGGGCTCTCCGTGCGCCCCAGAACCTTTTCTTAGTCTCACTTGCCTCAGCAGACATCCTGGTGGCCACACTAGTCATCCCCTTCTCCCTCGCCAATGAGGTCATGGGCTACTGGTACTTTGGCAGTACTTGGTGCGCCTTCTACCTGGCGCTGGACGTGTTGTTCTGTACCTCATCCATCGTGCACCTGTGCGCCATCAGCCTGGACCGCTACTGGTCAGTGACAAAGGCGGTCAGCTACAACCTGAAGCGGACACCTAAGCGCATCAAGTCCATGATCGCCGTGGTGTGGGTAATATCTGCTGTcatctccttccctcctcttctcATGACCAAACATGACGAACGGGAGTGCTTACTGAACGACGAGACCTGGTacatcctctcctcctgcctGGTGTCCTTCTTCGCTCCGGGTCTCATCATGATTCTAGTTTATTGTAAGATCTATAAGGTCGCCAAGCAGCGCTCCTCCACTGTATTTGTGGCCAAAAACGGCCTGGAGAGGCAGCCGTCCCAGTCAGAGACCTGTTTCGTCAGGAAGGACCGGTTCGAGATGGAGAGCCCCAGCAGCCAGAGCTCCGGCAGCCACCAGCAGAGACAGGGGGAGTTGGATGACATTGACCTGGAGGAGAGCTGCTGTCCGTCGGATACTAAACCCCGCAATCATCGCTTTACCAAGCGGAGGAAGGTGGAGGGGTCAGACTGCTGCCCTCCTCAGAACTGCCGTCTCTCCTGGGCTTCGGCTCGGGCGTTACAGTTCTACCCGGAACAGAAGAACCCAGCTGCGCGACAGCAGCTGGCCGCGGCCAACAAGACCAAAGTGGCCCAGATGCGGGAGAAACGCTTCACCTTTGTTCTGGCGGTAGTGATGGGCGTGTTTGTGCTTTGTTGGTTCCCCTTCTTCTTCACTTACAGCCTGCATGCTATCTGCAGAGACAGCTGCTACATCCCTGGCGCACTTTTCAACCTCTTCTTTTGGATTGGCTACTGCAACAGTTCAGTCAACCCCATAATCTACACTATTTTCAACAGGGATTTCAGAAAAGCcttcaagaaaataatttgtaCAACTTCTAAACGCAcctaa
- the LOC122990974 gene encoding uncharacterized protein LOC122990974 produces MSTCTSCHHNVTIHRSSAVHHFCSPGPSPYHNGSTSHTNTLSTGLRPCSSNITVRINSDMITSSLPRATLFSDVISIVSKSNQCSPVPCCGSHQHDQVLRGIVETLRGLTANVAQIESQLNPAPTHHSPSASGPPAPTPPSDMPAYVPREPHVPAPERYDGDLGTCRSFLLQCSLAFEQQPQTYSTDKSKVAYVVGLLTGRAKAWGAAVWDSSLSITSSYDNFVAEMKKVFDHPVRGRDTSKRLLSLHQGSHSVAEFSVEFRTLATESGWNDEALQGFFLSGLSDTVKDELAARDESTSLDELIPLAIRLDNRLRFVFFSPYPSTSHESESWACACFPCSALTSSPAPSGRGTYAARSCPLVQVFPLFLRKIRPFALVLIIVDSIKSPSRTSTLCPLSVPLLSPFREPPSFRNWTSEMPITLSGLKKEMNGKLPLTLPLATLNISSCTSVSPIPPLSSRHWSMMSFGTFSIVLCLFTWMTFSSSPGTWRNTPSMSDSAPGPLPACLPACLLWGPLPPTPSCLPLPFSLTPLSPPVLGLSLLHPHSIHLNSPPTSLAIKPYFV; encoded by the exons ATGTCCACCTGCACATCATGTCACCACAATGTTACTATTCATCGGTCCAGTGCTGTGCATCACTTCTGTTCCCCTGGTCCTAGTCCCTACCACAATGGTTCCACCTCGCACACCAACACACTATCTACTGGGCTCAGACCATGTAGCTCCAACATCACTGTCAGGATTAACTCTGATATGATCACCTCCTCTCTGCCCAGAGCCACCCTGTTCTCTGATGTCATAAGTATTGTTTCAAAGAGCAATCAG TGCTCCCCTGTCCCATGTTGTggct CTCATCAGCATGACCAGGTTCTTAGAGGTATTGTGGAGACTTTAAGGGGCCTCACAGCCAATGTGGCCCAGATTGAGAGCCAGCTCAACCCTGCCCCCACACATCACTCCCCATCTGCCTCTGGACCCCCAGCTCCCACTCCACCTTCTGATATGCCTGCTTACGTGCCAAGAGAACCTCATGTTCCTGCGCCTGAGCGCTACGATGGAGATCTGGGGACATGCAGGTCCTTTTTGCTTCAGTGCTCCCTCGCGTTTGAGCAGCAGCCTCAGACTTACTCCACAGATAAGTCCAAAGTAGCTTACGTTGTAGGGTTGCTTACGGGGAGGGCTAAAGCTTGGGGAGCGGCAGTTTGGGATAGCTCACTGTCCATTACTTCTTCCTATGATAACTTTGTTGCAGAAATGAAGAAAGTTTTTGATCATCCTGTCAGGGGTAGAGACACCAGTAAGCGTCTTTTGTCACTTCATCAGGGTTCCCACAGTGTAGCAGAGTTTTCAGTTGAGTTTAGGACTTTAGCGACTGAGTCAGGGTGGAATGACGAGGCTCttcaggggttttttttaagcGGGCTCAGTGACACAGTTAAAGATGAGCTAGCAGCTAGGGATGAGTCCACTAGCCTAGATGAATTAATCCCATTGGCCATTAGACTAGACAATCGATTGCGG tttgttttcttctcgCCCTACCCCTCCACCTCTCACGAGAGCGAGTCCTGGGCCTGTGCCTGCTTCCCGTGCAGTGCCTTGACCTCTAGCCCTGCCCCCAGCGGAAGAGGAACCTATGCAGCTAGGTCGTGCCCGTTGGTGcaggtttttcctttgtttctaaGAAAGATAAGACCCTTCGCCCTTGTATTGATTATCGTGGACTCAATAAAATCACCATCAAGAACAAGTACCCTCTGCCCCTTATCAGTTCCACTTTTGAGCCCCTTCAGGGAGCCACCATCTTTTCGAAACTGGACCTCAGAAATGCCTATCACCTTGTCAGGATTAAAGAAGGAGATGAATGGAAAACTGCCTTTAACACTCCCCTTGGCCACTTTGAATATCTCGTCATGCACTTCAGTCTCACCAATACCCCCGCTGTCTTCCAGGCACTGGTCAATGATGTCCTTCGGGACTTTCTCAATCGTTCTGTGTTTGTTCACCTGGATGACATTCTCATCTTCTCCCGGGACTTGGAGGAACACACCCAGCATGTCAGACAG TGCTCCTGGACCAttacctgcctgcctgccagctTGCCTGCTCTGGGGCCCCCTACCACCTACTCCCTCCTGCCTGCCCTTGCCATTCTCCCTCACCCCTCTCAGCCCTCCAGTCCTCGGCCTCAGCCTGCTTCATCCCCACTCCATCCACCTCAACTCCCCCCCAACTTCCCTGGCAATAAAGCCTTACTTCGTTTAA